Part of the Montipora foliosa isolate CH-2021 chromosome 13, ASM3666993v2, whole genome shotgun sequence genome is shown below.
GTTGACTATGGAGTATCTGTTAGCTCAGGGCAAGAGTGTGCAGGGTTTAAATCAACCGAGACACAGAACTTTTTTTAGTTTCAGTTGGTCTTCAAATATTCACTATATACATTAATTATTACTCTCTTATAGAAGCTATACAGATATGTGCTGCCCAATAGGGTAGGGTTTTTGAGGTGCTCAGTCCTTAAaatgctactatgatcaaaaaatcacttcctttttttcttcagattttgaaagtgtgattgcttaccacttgactggcaaaattttgagctttgatttttatccaaaggctgtttatgttgagtgtaagttttggatttcacggtccaccattactcacgttcaaaactgaccgattggacctcatagggttggatctagggaaaggtgacgtcattgactcactagcttaaaatttcagcatgtaaacgctgcttattatatatgcaaaacacaagtttaaaagtctgaaagccgaAAACTCCCATGCTGGATATTAACTGAGCCgcatacacatgcattgcattcttaaactattgagtctttgacatcattttctcctcgatccaaccCTTTTAAACCTTTAAAGGTAggaatggcggaccattaagtatagtgcaattttgagaactttcaaaacatcactcgtgcccataaatcacgaaatgcactctcGTTCaaacgattttttatttattatattctcaacaaaattactcaaatgCGCTACTTTGTTCGTGCTCGTATTCTTCCAGTTTTGGGCTTAGTTTCCTTTCAGTCGCCCATGTTTGCCAGACATTCAACCAGGTCTGTGTAGCtttcaacgtgtttttgtttttcgcattttctttaagttgctcaacaatgttttggtttgacaaagcaaaccgactgtcagccattttttttcactttggtgTTCAAAAGAAGTGCTTCCccggtgtttccatagcaacttcagTATTacattgcactctataacctggattgcactctataacctatttatgcattcatttatccattggccaatcagaaacaagatattttgttgagtatataataaataggaaaattccagttaaaataaacaggtatctttttaaaatcaaggattaaaacttgggtcacttactgtttagttagcatagttttgaaatctaaagaaaaatgaaaattgattttttggtcatagtagcactttaaataggGTAAATAAATGCAGTATCCACCCCAAATGtgcaagaataaaaatgtgGTCAATTAAAACTGTACTATGATGCTAAATTgaaacgaaaagaaaagaaaggaaataaaacgGCCTATCAGCTACACAATTATGAGTTATCTTTTTTGCCTTAAATGGGGTGCCATTTTTTGGTTTTGGGCCTTAAAAAGGGTATGAAATCTCGATTTTCGACCCTTAAATAGGGTCAGGGTTTGAGAACCTTGGCGGCACATACCTATCCTAAATTGTCGGGGGaacaccccctcccccacccccatcTCGGGAAGGAACATCTGTTCACTGAAGTATAGACTCTAAAACATTCTAACCTTATCTCATTTGCATTGAAATTCAATAATTTACGTTCGTTTTTTCGAACTAACATGAGAGTGTTATGACATTTAAAGCGAACTGATACGATATATTTCAGTcgtagttaatagaggggactggttttgaagctcggcaaacatcaaaggagcaaacacaaagatgccaagatttatgttggaaagtccacgaccgtgcacaatctcttttgttttgcgctcatacactatgcatgaattacgtaacgaACACGTTTCTAATGGTTAGTTCCTTAGTAAGGAGTAAACAACTATATgagttttgtgcacggtcaaggccaaaaaagaaaacaaaaacatacaacaaagaaacttgtcgggtttcatagccattcccctctattaactataaTTTCAGTTGAATAATTAAAAAAGTCTTAACCATAtcattgaaatggaaattacCGCGCAAATTGCTGAATTTCTGTATAATTATCTTCTTTCATGCAAACTACAAACTCTTTAATTACCTTTCTTTCTCGTGAATGTCTTCTAGTCCCACTGAGACAAGAACGTGGATTTAATGTTGAATTCAGGTCGATTTCAAGTCGATGTTCGTCACGCAAAAATTGACCAAGGCGTTTTTTCCCTCTCGAATTTCCCGCCTCAGAGCTGTATTGAGAGTTTAGTAATTGAACCCTGCTAGAAAGTTGCGTCTACACTTATTATCTAgttatttaaaactttttttcaatCCAAAACTGCCTTTCTTATTTAACACGAAAATACAGAGTAATTTTCAGCTCTGAATTggaagaaaatttttaaaatgcgtTCATGAAGAATTGCATAGAAATCCAAATTCCTCTTACATAGTTTTAAGGGCTTGGTAGCCTCCCGGAAAGCGGGTATGTTCTCCGAGCTAAAATCAAGAAACTCTTTTCTCACGAAAATTACGTGATTTGAAGGCCTTTTCTTTGGTGAATTTATGCTACGATATGCCTGTTTCACAGATTGTTTACTCTGAAAAATATTCCGATGATAAATTCGAGTATAGGTGAGTCAACTTTGCGAAGAGGCAGTGCTGTTTCCTCTCCCATAGATGTTATAGAGGACCATTGTCTTCCAAAATTCCTTATATCCAGGACAAAATGAATTAACGTATACTGCATGCTTGTTTGTTGAACACTCCACTTAATCTTTTGTGTGATAAGTATTAAGAACAATAGCAAGTGCAAAACACAGGTTCACTGGTCATTTTTTAGCACCAGTTCCAGAATTACTGTACTTTTGTCCACAATGGACTGACATGCATTAACCAACATTCACATTCACCATAACACACCAGCAAACAATTGCTTTCACTTTTTATGCAATTACCTTCACTTGCTTTGCTCGCATGCACTTGCATAGACTCACCTTCAGTTTTATGCACTTTTATGCACTTGCATAAGTCAAGATAGGTGAAGGTCAGTGCATAAAAATGAAGGCAAGGGAAGGTAAGAGCATTACAAGGATATATTCATACAAAGGAAGGTAAGTGTATGGTATGTAGTACGTATAGTtgaaggggtggcgaatggtacctcCAAAATCTTGGCACTCGCAAACTTTTCATCCGATCTCGAAATCTCAACAGCTTTCGTGGAGAGTCTCGAAGTCTCGTTTATATACTGCATTTATTTCGGTGTGAAGTCTTGCATGTTTTGGTCTTGGTCTCGGATCCGCAAACAAGGGTCTCGGCGCTGTGTGTGAGTGAGGTTTAGTGCAAAAGAATGAAGTTGATTATATGTTAGTGCATGAAGATGAGTGTTGGTTGGTGCATGTCAGTTAAGGAATTATTGTTCGTGGAGATTTATACAGAATCAATTATGATATTAGTGCCTTACATGTGGGCTAGCATTTTAGGCTTATCCAAAAAAATTTAGACACTACTGAACTTACTAAACTCAGGGGCAGCTTGCTCAGAGTTTgtttagcgctaaccagtgttaaatactGTATTGATGTTAAGTTATTAATAGGTAAATCTAACCAAGCTTCGAGCAACTTAGCCTTGGACATCAGCAAAATGACTTTTTTGCGGGACAACTAGACTATTATCAACAATCATTGACAGACCATGCACCATTTGACCAGGGCTTAATACATGTGCTTTGTATCTCCCTAACAGTAGTGAAAAACGATGTGTGGGCTCAAAGTTACACTTTAAAGTGGTGTAGAATTGTCTCAGAAAGACATTTACCTGCATTTTGAAGCTGCTTATAAGCACAAGCAACAGAAACTACAATTATTGCAAATTTAGCCATTctaataaatacatgtaccttttgtCATGGCAAGACACCAACAAGAGtaagaacaaaataattaacatGTCTGGCATCACCACTTTTGCATACGGCCTTACACACTACCTGTACTTATAGACAAGTAAACATATTTAATGCCAATCCTTTTAAACTTATGTAGTGTTGTTAAATGTTGAGCTCCAGCTTCAAAAGGCTGCTAAATAAAATTTACTGTACTGAAAAGGTTATCATGGCACCTCAATACAGAAAAGCTTTCCAATTTGTCAGCACTCAGATAGGTTAGTTTTAATGACATCAAGTGTCACAAACGAAATCAACTTTCCTTCCTTTGACTGCACTTCATCTCAACAGTGTTATTTCACCAAGATATATcacatgaatttttttatttgattgAGTCACAGCTCTTActatcaattattattatttcttttgccAATGGGTTTTCAGTTTCCCAGGTGAAGAGTTTTGTAACCAAATTATAAAGAAACCTctctcaaaaattttccttGTATTTCCTtcttgaaaaacgaaaaatatcattgtttttttctcttgctcTGCACCAGGCATGTGATCCTCCCAAAGGACTTGGCGGGGCTTGTTCCCAGGACACACCTGATGACAGAAAGTGAGTGGCGCAACCTTGGAGTGCAGCAGTCACCTGGATGGATTCATTATTTAATCCATGGGCCTGGTAGGACATTGCTTTCATTTTGAAGACTATTCCATGATTATTTTCCCGGATTGCTTTCATACTGAAGTTTGTCAGATAGTTTTGCAGTAACTGATTATACATTGTATAATTATGTAGTATATGGTATGTTGTAGAGAGGAGATGGCATTTTTGACTAGCAGTGCCAACTTCCTACTGATGACTACCTCTGGTCAATTTTTTCTGAGCCAGTTACAGAAATGTCCAGAAATGctcctaattagatgcatgtaTATCTGAATCAGTGTCGCAAAGTGTCCCTTGCTCTTCTTCTCAACTTCAACATCGCTTGTATCTTGGAATACAGACGATTAACATCACATTGAAGTTTTCCCCAAATGCTACTCCTCAAGTATGGGtcaacagctgcatttaccctaagcctAAAATAACTCTAACCTTAAGCCtgaccttattgttggaaataggcaGCAGAGGCCTAGAATTAAAGGGACAATTCCTGTTgttgtcaaaattgggtgtgcatcttattaggtgcatttctggacataagtggccAGTTAAGACAAATCGAGACTTTTTACCATAGAAGCCTGAAGATGTTTTCTATCATTAACACCAGTGAAGTATCTGTCAGTAGATTCTCAAATTATTTTTCGACTGAAGTTTGTCAGAGAGTTTTGCTTCAAGGAGCTGTACATGTAGTCCCTGAAAAACTGGTCTGTGAAAAGAAAGTGGTGGTTTTTAGTAGCAACCCCACCTGTTTGGAGCCTGAATTTAGGGCTAGTTGATGTTATTTAACATGGCAACATGTTTGTGTTGGCCATGGTTAACCAATTTATAATTAATTGGGCTTCAACCAACTTTGCCCTGAGGACCAGAAGTTTGGCCATTTTATGTTATACAGTATGCATAATGTTGCAAATGACAACACTCTTGGACAACATTTTGTTGGGTGGCAATTTGTGGAAGTGGGTGAGGGGTCATTACATATCACCAACTAGGTAAGGACAATCACTTAACTCAAACATAAAAGGTTGGCTTTATGTCATCCAAGATGTTTCTATCGTTACACAGTCAAGAATGAAGTGCTTCTTTGACATGGACAtgaaattaataatatttatgtGCATGTTTCTTCTAAGTGGCATACATGTACCTACATGTATCCTTTGATGACTTAGGAGTTAACGCAGGCAGCCCCTGGTCGAATTCCAGATGGGATGTCACCACTGGTTGCACTTTAAATTAAACCAACTTACACAGACATGTTGCTGTCATTGTACTGTTGGGTCTGGCACTTTATGGATTCTTCATTTCTTGAAACTGGAAGACAGATCTGTCCAGGATTGTAAGCAACAAGATGCACGGTGATTTTAATAAGCATCATAACATGGCTTCTTACTCTCCTCTTAAGCTTTAACATGACACGTTTCCCGAAAACTCATCCTGTAATCTCAGAGTGGAATGGGAGTTGCAGAGATTTACTCAGACTACATGTATGTGACCTGAGTACTGTATTTCTTTTGACTGTTGCCCTCATTTATCATTAagtaatatatacaatatgagTGGCAGATATCATCTGTATCACATTATTTTACAAACTCTCGGCCTCGCCtcaagtttgtaaatgtgataaTGAATTTTACAgggtttttacattttttaaacaaggcTGTTTACAACAAAAGTTTTATTTCCCttttcttgttttgacagaGCCCCATGTTTTGTTGTTCAAAAGGCCAGTGAAGTAGTTCCTTCGAAAGAATCAAACCACTGTGGCATCATTAATAGACCATTCTACAGTTGTCCTTGTTTGGGTAGCATTCAAATTGAAGGGAAGCTTCTAGTGAGTTTGTCTTAATGCAAACCTCTCTCTTTAAATTTTATCAGTTTAAACACTAACTGGGAATTAAGAATTTAGAACAGTGTACTGTAAAGAAGGAAGACACCTCCAGATGTGTTAACGTTTCATCCATTacaaatagaggatattacatgtacatgtacatggctGGCGGGGATACAAATTtgatcttcgagtgctgaaagtatcgctcactttattatatagatgttgatgaaatgtccagatttaaaacaatttgttttactcattttcg
Proteins encoded:
- the LOC137982056 gene encoding cyclin-dependent kinases regulatory subunit 1-like, whose translation is MPVSQIVYSEKYSDDKFEYRHVILPKDLAGLVPRTHLMTESEWRNLGVQQSPGWIHYLIHGPEPHVLLFKRPVK